One genomic segment of Candidatus Fukatsuia endosymbiont of Tuberolachnus salignus includes these proteins:
- a CDS encoding DedA family protein — MILNDIVTYITDFARAHEVWAIPLVFFLAFGESLAFLSLLLPATIILLGFGALIGESGISFWPIWAAAATGAFFGDWLSYWIGFHYKDRVNTLWPLSRNPHLLERGHAFFERWGIFGAFIGRFFGPLRAVVPLVSGVCAMPQGHFQFANVTSALIWAFGILAPGAFGIQWLAHWMG, encoded by the coding sequence GTGATCCTGAACGATATTGTTACTTACATTACAGATTTTGCCCGCGCGCACGAAGTTTGGGCAATTCCTCTGGTCTTTTTCCTTGCATTCGGTGAATCCTTGGCTTTTCTCTCTTTACTTCTGCCTGCAACGATTATTTTACTGGGATTCGGTGCTTTAATTGGCGAAAGTGGTATTTCTTTCTGGCCAATATGGGCTGCCGCTGCCACTGGCGCATTTTTTGGTGACTGGCTTTCCTATTGGATTGGCTTTCACTATAAAGATCGTGTCAATACTCTATGGCCATTGTCACGTAATCCACACTTGTTAGAACGTGGACATGCATTTTTTGAACGCTGGGGCATTTTTGGTGCATTTATAGGACGTTTTTTTGGTCCTTTACGTGCTGTTGTTCCATTGGTTTCTGGTGTTTGTGCCATGCCACAGGGTCATTTTCAGTTTGCTAATGTTACCTCTGCCCTTATTTGGGCTTTCGGTATATTAGCCCCGGGAGCATTCGGCATTCAATGGCTTGCTCATTGGATGGGTTGA